One genomic segment of Flavobacteriaceae bacterium includes these proteins:
- a CDS encoding sigma-70 family RNA polymerase sigma factor yields the protein MDSEAGLLKRLQNNKHKDRAFSELLDRYQERLYWYVRKMVYTHDNANDVIQNTFIRVYKGIGNFEGKSTILTWIFRIAYNESLRFLEKEKKRMFPSIEEVSVYHLKTLKQSEYFDGDKLHGKLLHIIEGLSEKQRRVFQMKYFDDLSFREISDILNSNESTLKSVYYATVKIIEEKILTETN from the coding sequence TTGGATAGCGAAGCCGGGCTATTAAAAAGACTTCAAAATAATAAGCACAAAGACCGTGCTTTTTCAGAACTCCTTGATCGCTATCAAGAGAGGCTCTACTGGTATGTCCGAAAAATGGTATATACACATGATAATGCCAATGACGTCATACAAAATACATTTATCAGAGTATATAAGGGTATCGGCAACTTTGAAGGAAAAAGCACAATATTAACATGGATATTCAGGATAGCATACAATGAATCGTTACGGTTTTTGGAAAAAGAAAAAAAACGGATGTTTCCATCTATTGAAGAGGTGTCCGTATATCATTTGAAAACACTAAAGCAATCCGAGTATTTTGACGGAGATAAACTTCATGGAAAGTTGCTGCACATTATAGAAGGGTTATCCGAAAAACAACGAAGAGTTTTTCAGATGAAATATTTTGATGATTTGAGTTTTAGAGAGATTTCCGATATTTTAAATAGTAATGAGAGTACATTGAAGTCTGTCTATTATGCAACTGTGAAAATAATTGAAGAAAAAATTTTAACGGAAACAAACTAA